A window of Cottoperca gobio chromosome 16, fCotGob3.1, whole genome shotgun sequence contains these coding sequences:
- the LOC115021360 gene encoding INO80 complex subunit E-like isoform X1, with translation MSHRQTQARDMNGQADVEVDYKRKYKNLKRKLKFLVYEQECFQEELRRSQRKLLKVSRDKSFLLDRLLQYERVDEDSSDSDATVSSENSEGEGPRERERERDGAKKRRSSPGACLPSSSSPHLSLLSRPGVNPLQSSGSGPYLNTLPFPPEYLAPPAERMKKERKTKTPKNKRDTTGKVVAPMAANYPSAPAAPPAASSPFSWVPRQMLSGDAAEEEGESDGDSDRGDEDRGEGDEAELVIDIPNE, from the exons ATGTCGCACAGACAGACTCAAGCAAGAG acaTGAACGGCCAAGCGGACGTCGAGGTTGACTACAAGCGGAAATACAAAAATCTCAAACGCAAATTAAAGTTTCTTGTTTAT GAACAGGAATGCTttcaggaggagctgaggagatCACAGAGGAAACTTCTCAAAGTTTCCAGGGACAAAAG CTTCCTTCTGGACCGACTGCTACAGTACGAGAGGGTAGATGAAGACTCCTCAG ATTCAGATGCAACAGTTTCttcagaaaacagtgaaggaGAAGGTCccagggagagggaaagagaacgAGACGGAGCAAAGAA GCGAAGAAGTAGTCCTGGGGCGTGTcttccttcatcctcctcccctcacctctccCTGCTGTCCCGTCCGGGTGTAAACCCCCTGCAGTCGTCCGGCTCTGGACCCTACCTCAACACT TTGCCCTTCCCACCGGAGTATTTGGCTCCTCCAGCTGAACgaatgaagaaagagagaaaaacaaagacgcCTAAAAACAAGAGAGACACAACGGGGAAG GTTGTTGCCCCAATGGCAGCTAATTACCCATCAGCCCCTGCGGCCCCTCCGGCTGCCAGCAGCCCCTTCAGCTGGGTTCCCAGACAGATGCTAAGTGGAGACGCagctgaggaggagggagagagcgatGGAGACAGCGACAGAGGAGACGAagacagaggggagggagaCGAGGCTGAACTAGTCATTGACATCCCTAATGAGTGA
- the LOC115021360 gene encoding INO80 complex subunit E-like isoform X2: protein MSHRQTQARDMNGQADVEVDYKRKYKNLKRKLKFLVYEQECFQEELRRSQRKLLKVSRDKSFLLDRLLQYERVDEDSSDSDATVSSENSEGEGPRERERERDGAKKRRSSPGACLPSSSSPHLSLLSRPGVNPLQSSGSGPYLNTVVAPMAANYPSAPAAPPAASSPFSWVPRQMLSGDAAEEEGESDGDSDRGDEDRGEGDEAELVIDIPNE, encoded by the exons ATGTCGCACAGACAGACTCAAGCAAGAG acaTGAACGGCCAAGCGGACGTCGAGGTTGACTACAAGCGGAAATACAAAAATCTCAAACGCAAATTAAAGTTTCTTGTTTAT GAACAGGAATGCTttcaggaggagctgaggagatCACAGAGGAAACTTCTCAAAGTTTCCAGGGACAAAAG CTTCCTTCTGGACCGACTGCTACAGTACGAGAGGGTAGATGAAGACTCCTCAG ATTCAGATGCAACAGTTTCttcagaaaacagtgaaggaGAAGGTCccagggagagggaaagagaacgAGACGGAGCAAAGAA GCGAAGAAGTAGTCCTGGGGCGTGTcttccttcatcctcctcccctcacctctccCTGCTGTCCCGTCCGGGTGTAAACCCCCTGCAGTCGTCCGGCTCTGGACCCTACCTCAACACT GTTGTTGCCCCAATGGCAGCTAATTACCCATCAGCCCCTGCGGCCCCTCCGGCTGCCAGCAGCCCCTTCAGCTGGGTTCCCAGACAGATGCTAAGTGGAGACGCagctgaggaggagggagagagcgatGGAGACAGCGACAGAGGAGACGAagacagaggggagggagaCGAGGCTGAACTAGTCATTGACATCCCTAATGAGTGA